CTTGTAATTTCAGCAAATATAGACCATTTTATAATTCAAAACAAAACGCGTAATTAGGTCTTTCAAATCTTTACTTGATGTATTCATATCAATTGAAATAAAAAAGCCATCCTTAACCGGGATTTTCTATAACTAGTGCAAGTAATGAGAAAGTGAAATTTCCCCGTCAGGATGGCTTGTTTCTATATAAACCGGTACTAAATGGTACGGTTGGTATCGAAATTCTCAAGATAATCAGCGACCTTGCGCAGATACATGCCGCCGAGCGCACCATCAACAGCCCTGTGATCATACGAAAGTGAAAGGATCATAATATGCCGGATGGCAATCATATCGCCATCCTCTGTCTCAATGACTACAGGTCTCTTTTTCACGACACCAATCCCAAGGATGGCTACCTGGGGCTGATTGATTATTGGAGTGCCGGTAAGGCTGTTAAAAGTCCCAAAATTAGTTATTGTAAACGTGCCACCCTGAATATCGTCTGGATTGAGAATATTATTCCGTGCTTTGCCTGCAAGGTCATTAACTGACTTGGCCAATCCAAGCAAATTTTTCTGATCTGCATTTTTAATGACCGGAACAATAAGGTTGCCTGATGGCAGAGCTGTAGCCATTCCAATATGGATGTTCTTTCGTATAATGATATTATAACCGTCTACTGAAGCATTCACATCCGGGAAATCCTTCAACGCTTTGGCAGCAGCCTCAATGAAAATTGGAGTGAAAGTAAGCTTCTCGCCCTCTTTTTTGTAAAACTGGTCTTTGATTTTAGCCCTCCATTTTACCATGTTCGTAACATCAACTTCAATAAATGAGGTCACATGAGGTGAAACATGCTTTGACTGGACCATGTGGTCTGCTAT
This genomic stretch from Bacteroidota bacterium harbors:
- a CDS encoding dihydrolipoamide acetyltransferase family protein, with product MSRFEVVMPKLGESIIEATITKWLKKPGDPIQEEDNIVEIATDKVDSEIPSPVDGTLLEILYKEGDIVPVGKVIAIIELSEGTSVSGPAAISQPDNGIPSGQEDQSVKTDTKTASAAYTRFYSPLVRNIAKEESIPLDELEAVKGSGKEGRLTKKDILDYVSIRSNLKVPSSQRPVETALGTEPTTIAVTGDQIIEMDRMRRLIADHMVQSKHVSPHVTSFIEVDVTNMVKWRAKIKDQFYKKEGEKLTFTPIFIEAAAKALKDFPDVNASVDGYNIIIRKNIHIGMATALPSGNLIVPVIKNADQKNLLGLAKSVNDLAGKARNNILNPDDIQGGTFTITNFGTFNSLTGTPIINQPQVAILGIGVVKKRPVVIETEDGDMIAIRHIMILSLSYDHRAVDGALGGMYLRKVADYLENFDTNRTI